A genomic region of Miscanthus floridulus cultivar M001 chromosome 3, ASM1932011v1, whole genome shotgun sequence contains the following coding sequences:
- the LOC136545778 gene encoding protein Barley B recombinant-like isoform X2 produces the protein MDDDDGSLGIRNWGFYDTVKGNLGLQLMSSVPPDRDTKSLLPNGAFLQHHGHHNAPHQLHMQHSLYSRGPAGGRASGGMPTESQPIHMDFSRNEAWVHQSHHHQRPREQKALHSRPIGPAGHVGHPGYGGHPALGGHIVHHHPTGYEMISDAQHTLQMMQPQLETQFEEPPPCKEEEAPPPLIEDHPEVSTRPPVKKRQRGRQQNRQPKSPKPKKLKKAAVPLDYGVPNGHVPRRRGPKKTVGMVINGIELDLANIPTPVCSCTGAPQQCYRWGAGGWQSACCTTSISTYPLPMSTKRRGARISGRKMSQGAFKKVLEKLAGEGYNLTNPIDLKTFWAKHGTNKFVTIR, from the coding sequence ATGGACGACGATGACGGCAGCCTAGGCATTCGGAATTGGGGCTTCTACGACACTGTGAAAGGCAACCTCGGCCTGCAGCTCATGTCGTCTGTGCCACCTGACCGGGACACAAAGTCACTGCTCCCGAACGGTGCCTTCTTGCAGCACCATGGACACCACAATGCCCCACACCAGCTCCACATGCAGCACTCGCTATATTCCCGTGGCCCCGCTGGTGGTCGAGCCTCTGGTGGCATGCCCACCGAGTCGCAACCTATTCACATGGACTTCTCACGCAATGAAGCTTGGGTGCACCAGTCGCACCACCACCAACGTCCCCGTGAGCAGAAGGCCCTTCATTCTCGCCCTATTGGGCCAGCTGGACATGTTGGGCATCCAGGCTATGGTGGCCATCCTGCGCTTGGTGGACATATTGTGCATCACCATCCTACTGGCTATGAGATGATATCAGATGCACAGCATACTCTCCAGATGATGCAACCACAGCTTGAGACACAGTTTGAGGAGCCGCCTCCATGCAAGGAAGAGGAAGCGCCACCTCCACTGATTGAGGATCACCCTGAAGTTAGCACCAGGCCACCTGTGAAAAAGAGGCAGCGAGGCCGGCAGCAGAATCGGCAGCCTAAGTCACCAAAGCCTAAGAAGCTTAAGAAGGCTGCTGTTCCACTGGATTATGGGGTACCAAATGGGCATGTGCCCCGAAGGAGGGGACCTAAGAAGACTGTGGGGATGGTGATTAATGGTATTGAGCTGGACCTTGCCAACATACCAACACCAGTCTGCTCATGCACCGGAGCTCCCCAGCAATGCTACCGGTGGGGTGCTGGTGGCTGGCAGTCTGCATGCTGCACAACTTCTATATCAACGTATCCACTTCCAATGAGCACAAAGCGCCGGGGCGCACGTATTTCTGGAAGGAAGATGAGCCAAGGTGCATTCAAAAAGGTGCTTGAGAAGCTGGCTGGTGAAGGGTACAACCTTACTAATCCAATTGACTTGAAGACGTTTTGGGCTAAGCACGGCACAAATAAGTTTGTAACGATCAGGTAA
- the LOC136545778 gene encoding protein Barley B recombinant-like isoform X1 — translation MDDDDGSLGIRNWGFYDTVKGNLGLQLMSSVPPDRDTKSLLPNGAFLQHHGHHNAPHQLHMQHSLYSRGPAGGRASGGMPTESQPIHMDFSRNEAWVHQSHHHQRPREQKALHSRPIGPAGHVGHPGYGGHPALGGHIVHHHPTGYEMISDAQHTLQMMQPQLETQFEEPPPCKEEEAPPPLIEDHPEVSTRPPVKKRQRGRQQNRQPKSPKPKKLKKAAVPLDYGVPNGHVPRRRGPKKTVGMVINGIELDLANIPTPVCSCTGAPQQCYRWGAGGWQSACCTTSISTYPLPMSTKRRGARISGRKMSQGAFKKVLEKLAGEGYNLTNPIDLKTFWAKHGTNKFVTIRLLFVYA, via the exons ATGGACGACGATGACGGCAGCCTAGGCATTCGGAATTGGGGCTTCTACGACACTGTGAAAGGCAACCTCGGCCTGCAGCTCATGTCGTCTGTGCCACCTGACCGGGACACAAAGTCACTGCTCCCGAACGGTGCCTTCTTGCAGCACCATGGACACCACAATGCCCCACACCAGCTCCACATGCAGCACTCGCTATATTCCCGTGGCCCCGCTGGTGGTCGAGCCTCTGGTGGCATGCCCACCGAGTCGCAACCTATTCACATGGACTTCTCACGCAATGAAGCTTGGGTGCACCAGTCGCACCACCACCAACGTCCCCGTGAGCAGAAGGCCCTTCATTCTCGCCCTATTGGGCCAGCTGGACATGTTGGGCATCCAGGCTATGGTGGCCATCCTGCGCTTGGTGGACATATTGTGCATCACCATCCTACTGGCTATGAGATGATATCAGATGCACAGCATACTCTCCAGATGATGCAACCACAGCTTGAGACACAGTTTGAGGAGCCGCCTCCATGCAAGGAAGAGGAAGCGCCACCTCCACTGATTGAGGATCACCCTGAAGTTAGCACCAGGCCACCTGTGAAAAAGAGGCAGCGAGGCCGGCAGCAGAATCGGCAGCCTAAGTCACCAAAGCCTAAGAAGCTTAAGAAGGCTGCTGTTCCACTGGATTATGGGGTACCAAATGGGCATGTGCCCCGAAGGAGGGGACCTAAGAAGACTGTGGGGATGGTGATTAATGGTATTGAGCTGGACCTTGCCAACATACCAACACCAGTCTGCTCATGCACCGGAGCTCCCCAGCAATGCTACCGGTGGGGTGCTGGTGGCTGGCAGTCTGCATGCTGCACAACTTCTATATCAACGTATCCACTTCCAATGAGCACAAAGCGCCGGGGCGCACGTATTTCTGGAAGGAAGATGAGCCAAGGTGCATTCAAAAAGGTGCTTGAGAAGCTGGCTGGTGAAGGGTACAACCTTACTAATCCAATTGACTTGAAGACGTTTTGGGCTAAGCACGGCACAAATAAGTTTGTAACGATCAG GTTGTTATTTGTATATGCTTAA